A region of Moorena sp. SIOASIH DNA encodes the following proteins:
- a CDS encoding RHS repeat-associated core domain-containing protein: MTVTLPDGTLQPIIDDIEYDAKGQRVAVSYANGVNTTYSYEETTWRLIKLYSTRSNRDRNGKERKSVIQDIVYTYDPVGNITRLKDNTYATVFYNNQKVEPLSDYTYDALYRLIEANGRQHPGINARTHQDNDQDGDFKQSKFIPLSDRNALEQYRENYTYDDAGNLIKTTHIASNSWTRTQEIMPDSNRLKSVSSNNGFTDSLPITYDRSGNQQQLNGNSTVSLTFNCCENLVKAGIIEREGQPDDSDYYTYDSGEMRTRKVSERLVNGGAVIQKESKIYLGNYEVKRLHNETENGETTILKRQTLRVMDGETCVAIFHYWEQDDWQREVEQVGTRKLRYQMGNHLGSVALEVDDDAQIISYEEYFPYGGTAFIAGKNQQEVKLKEYRYSGKERDDGTGLYYYGARYYAPWLGRWLKPDPAGTVDGLNLYGFVGDNPIHWVDFQGMSKEVKKKNDGKAHGLRSRTGTNNLLEPSDAYKKASALANEFDKSQMKPGGTGVFGGYKK; this comes from the coding sequence GTGACAGTAACATTACCAGATGGCACATTACAGCCCATTATCGATGACATTGAATACGATGCTAAAGGTCAAAGGGTTGCTGTTTCCTATGCCAATGGAGTGAACACAACTTATAGCTACGAGGAGACTACTTGGCGTTTAATTAAGCTGTATAGTACTAGGTCGAATCGCGATCGCAACGGAAAAGAACGCAAATCTGTGATTCAGGATATCGTCTATACCTATGACCCGGTGGGGAATATTACTCGTCTCAAGGATAATACTTATGCAACGGTTTTCTACAACAATCAAAAGGTAGAACCCCTGTCTGACTATACTTATGATGCCCTATACCGTTTGATTGAGGCAAATGGCAGGCAGCATCCGGGGATTAATGCCAGGACTCATCAAGATAATGACCAAGATGGGGACTTTAAGCAGAGTAAGTTTATTCCGCTTAGCGATCGCAATGCGTTGGAACAGTATCGGGAAAATTATACCTATGATGATGCTGGAAATTTAATTAAAACTACCCATATAGCATCCAATTCCTGGACGCGGACTCAGGAAATTATGCCGGATTCCAATCGGTTAAAGTCTGTTAGCAGTAATAATGGGTTTACTGATTCCCTACCTATTACTTATGACCGTTCCGGAAATCAGCAACAGCTTAATGGTAATAGTACAGTGAGCTTGACGTTTAATTGCTGTGAAAATTTAGTTAAAGCTGGGATTATCGAACGTGAGGGACAGCCGGATGATAGCGATTATTATACCTACGATAGTGGGGAAATGCGAACTCGTAAGGTGTCGGAGCGTTTGGTAAATGGTGGTGCTGTGATTCAGAAGGAATCAAAAATTTATTTGGGTAATTATGAAGTCAAACGTTTGCACAATGAAACTGAAAATGGGGAAACAACTATCCTGAAACGGCAAACCCTAAGAGTAATGGATGGTGAAACCTGTGTGGCGATTTTCCATTATTGGGAACAGGACGATTGGCAACGGGAAGTTGAGCAAGTAGGGACTAGAAAGCTGCGTTATCAAATGGGTAATCATCTGGGTTCTGTGGCTTTGGAAGTGGATGATGATGCTCAGATTATCAGTTATGAGGAGTATTTTCCCTATGGGGGAACGGCGTTTATTGCTGGTAAGAATCAGCAGGAGGTGAAGCTGAAGGAATATCGCTATAGCGGGAAGGAAAGGGATGATGGTACTGGGCTTTACTATTACGGTGCGAGGTATTATGCGCCTTGGTTGGGAAGGTGGTTGAAGCCAGATCCGGCGGGGACGGTGGATGGATTGAATTTGTATGGGTTTGTGGGAGACAACCCGATTCATTGGGTTGATTTCCAAGGAATGTCAAAAGAAGTAAAGAAAAAAAACGATGGAAAAGCACACGGATTGAGGAGTAGAACTGGAACCAATAATTTACTTGAGCCAAGTGATGCCTACAAAAAGGCATCAGCACTAGCAAATGAATTTGATAAATCCCAAATGAAACCTGGTGGCACCGGCGTATTTGGAGGGTACAAGAAATAA
- the mutL gene encoding DNA mismatch repair endonuclease MutL — MIIQTLPKNVVHLIAAGEVIDSLAAVVRELIENSLDAGATRITVSLWTEQWRVRVADNGTGMEVKNLQRAAFAHSTSKISSSDDLWKITSLGFRGEALHSLAAVAELEILSRCSGNSQGWRVIYNSQGELRQIETAAIAPGTIVIVSNLFGKLPVRRQGLPAMAQQLRAVQTIIHQHALCHPRVSWQVEQNGRPWFNLCPGHTAQQILPQIIKQLKESDLQPLTVEVPIPDSGTEQEQDKSTKENVGNGLMELVLGLPDRCHRRRPDWVKVATNGRIVRSHELEQTMITALARTLPRDRYPICFLHLRICPSQIDWNRHPAKTEIYLHSVSYWQEQVAEAIEHALRITPATLPETIHSNRVKQLLKTSEARGGYTTSRSIELIPATQEITDKTDSKIDSKTDNKTDDIGLIQLRAMAQLHNMYIVAEHPTGIWLIEQHIAHERVLYEELCDRWQLVPLEPPIILQHLSPSQVEQLQRIGLEVDPFGEELWAVRNAPELLRQRDDCAKALLELSLGGDLQTAQVATACRSAIRNGIPLSLSEMQRLLDQWKKTRNPRTCPHGRPIYLSLKESALSRFFRRHWVIGKSHGI, encoded by the coding sequence ATGATTATTCAAACCCTACCTAAAAACGTAGTCCATCTAATTGCTGCTGGGGAAGTCATTGATTCTTTAGCGGCAGTGGTGCGAGAACTGATAGAAAATTCCCTTGATGCTGGGGCAACTCGGATTACCGTTTCCCTGTGGACTGAGCAATGGCGGGTACGAGTGGCAGATAATGGCACAGGGATGGAGGTGAAGAATTTGCAAAGAGCGGCTTTTGCCCACAGTACTAGCAAAATCTCTAGTAGTGATGATCTGTGGAAGATTACTAGTTTGGGATTTCGTGGGGAAGCGTTGCATAGTTTGGCGGCTGTGGCAGAGTTAGAAATTTTGAGCCGATGCTCAGGAAATAGTCAGGGGTGGCGAGTTATCTATAATTCCCAAGGTGAACTGCGTCAAATCGAAACTGCTGCGATCGCACCCGGTACGATTGTGATAGTGTCTAATTTATTTGGTAAGTTGCCCGTGCGTCGCCAGGGTTTACCGGCGATGGCACAACAGTTGCGTGCTGTCCAAACCATTATTCATCAACATGCTCTGTGTCATCCTAGGGTGAGCTGGCAAGTGGAGCAAAATGGACGTCCATGGTTTAATCTTTGTCCTGGTCATACTGCCCAACAGATTCTGCCTCAAATTATCAAGCAGTTAAAGGAAAGTGATTTGCAGCCCCTAACGGTAGAAGTACCGATACCGGATTCGGGAACAGAACAAGAACAGGATAAAAGCACTAAGGAAAATGTCGGAAATGGTTTGATGGAGCTAGTGTTAGGATTACCGGATCGATGCCATCGCAGACGTCCAGACTGGGTAAAGGTAGCGACTAATGGACGAATTGTGCGATCGCATGAATTGGAACAAACCATGATCACAGCATTAGCTCGAACTTTGCCTCGCGATCGCTATCCCATTTGTTTCCTGCACCTGCGGATTTGTCCGAGTCAAATCGACTGGAATCGTCATCCAGCAAAGACCGAAATTTACTTACACTCGGTATCTTACTGGCAAGAGCAAGTTGCTGAAGCTATCGAGCACGCTTTGCGAATCACCCCAGCCACTCTCCCAGAAACCATTCACTCGAACAGGGTAAAACAGTTACTCAAAACATCGGAAGCTAGAGGAGGTTACACCACCAGTCGTTCAATTGAACTGATACCAGCCACTCAAGAAATTACTGACAAAACTGATAGCAAAATTGATAGCAAAACTGATAACAAAACCGATGATATTGGGCTAATCCAACTGCGAGCCATGGCTCAGCTTCATAATATGTATATTGTAGCAGAGCATCCCACCGGTATTTGGTTAATTGAACAGCATATTGCCCATGAACGGGTGTTGTATGAAGAATTATGCGATCGCTGGCAGTTAGTCCCCTTAGAACCTCCCATCATTCTCCAGCACTTATCCCCTAGCCAGGTGGAGCAACTACAGCGCATTGGTTTAGAAGTTGACCCCTTTGGAGAAGAATTGTGGGCAGTACGGAATGCACCAGAACTGTTGCGTCAGCGAGACGATTGTGCCAAAGCCCTATTAGAACTTAGTTTAGGAGGAGACTTACAAACCGCTCAAGTAGCAACTGCCTGCCGCAGTGCAATTCGCAATGGTATCCCCCTAAGCTTGTCAGAAATGCAGAGGTTATTAGATCAGTGGAAAAAGACTAGAAACCCTCGCACTTGTCCCCACGGGCGTCCCATTTATTTATCCTTAAAAGAGTCTGCTCTTTCTCGTTTTTTCCGCCGTCATTGGGTGATTGGAAAAAGTCATGGGATATAA
- a CDS encoding SpvB/TcaC N-terminal domain-containing protein yields the protein MENQITATQLSLPKGGGAIQGIGETFQASEFTGTASLSIPIGTSSCRGFEPKISVDYSSGSGNGSFGLGFNLSIPNISCKTSKGLPQYDGSDTFLVFNGDDLVPIVGGKREAIANNIKYTVISYRPRTEGLFAQIEQWISPQGDYFWRVVSSDNVTSIFGKTENSRIFDPENPSHIFEWLLSETFNPSGDRVVYEYKSENIDNVPNDLCEVNRSQTANKYIERIKYGNVTPFQEGQNQAEQWLFEVVFDYGEYNLDSDTPYSPVQSWTNRQDSFSTYHAGFEIRTHRLCRSILMFHRFEAEFGSEPILVKATRFSYDETPIVSLMTGVESVGYSYDNGKYQRKSLPPLEFNYTEFKPTNHAFEPLLSEKGEFLPGLDLPPNYSLIDLYGEGIPGILYSDGKTTLYWEPEAKENGKDGAAVSYSPPQTPQAFPIERNVQGATQRLMDLTGNGQMNLVVSRGTTTGYYEANSDRTWQSFQTFPSFPTDFSHPENQLLDMTGDGLTDILRMDSDRIWIYPGKGKEGFGSPFSRNKKNDIPLVRKGSESEIWQFTDIFGTGMQHLVRVTNGVVECWPSLGYGKFGQRVLLDHAPRFGKQMDASRLFLADLDGSGTADLIYVHSDRVQIWFNQSGNSFSEPITIYLPSKWEQLNQIRFADVYGNGTTCLVFSDNHIKPRHWCYDFCQRRKPYLLNEINNNLGSKSTITYCSSTKFYLEDKKKGNPWIVNLPFPVQVVEKTESFDLISGSKMVSSYAYHHGYYDGVEREFRGFGLVERRDAETLEDLLKGDTSSPPSPPTLGGTGFQSPPNLGDLGGKNLIGEKNVSSPPSPPTLGGTRFQSPPNLGDLGGKNLIGEKNVSSPPSPPTLGGTGFQSPPGLGDLGGKNLIGEKNVSSPPSPPTLGGTRFQSPPNLGDLGGKNLIGEKNVSSPPSPPTLGGTRFQSPPNLGDLGGKNLIGEKNVSSPPSPPTLGGTRFQSPPNLGDLGGKNLIGEKNVSSPPSPPTLGGTGFQSPPGLGDLGGKNLIGEKNVSSPPSPPTLGGTGFQSPPGLGDLGGKNLIGEKNVSSPPSPPTLGGTGFQSPPGLGDLGGKNLREETTDFYVPPILTKTWYHTGAWQRYDSLSRQYEKEYFQGDSQAYQFPDSIFADLHGEVDAETSRQAYWTLKGMVLREEVYGLDGSELEDKPYAVTETNYHVKLLQPKGENKYGVYFVEPRETLSYQYERNADDPRISHQFVLKVDDYGNVLRSCTVAYGRRQPTPNPSEEGNKIHPEQLSLKVVSEDNQFINITGEDINLLGVTLENKSYEITNLALKSGEQYFSFAEVDDYLEQVLESSNLLTWQRHYYWSPESQKSLPLGEVSPEALLYQTEVAEFGKQEVQEAFSSALNQERLEDLLSREGGYQLKENYWWNPGLTQTYNSADKFFLPQATIDPFGNATTYDYDRYHLLTVKVTDALNNEMVVEKVDYQTLQTQRIRDINQNISEVLFDPMGMVTVTSFYGTENGESQGFAALEDYQVKELPELAELMANPQDYLQGAASYFYYDLFAWKDRNVPVHAVNLIAEDYPNNGNARILTNISYSDGFGRELQSKVKVEGGLAFQFSQSIPQVPDLDPPKSPLKRGTMTQASPSRGKTHPLPLPRGESEERWLTSGRTVYNNKGNPVKQYEPYYLNTYEYVDNETLNQFGVSDTLYYDPLERVIRTETAKGFFSKVEFTPWSEKNYDVNDTVKDSSFYKNFLENYPTNPTEAQRNERDALDKAAVFYDTPVIRIMDSLGRAFMEIDNGLTSYYNYDIQGRLLESIDPRLYASNLTQGTAYYNFRYRYGLRVGSEEEPVNPLVTDSTDGGVNLSLDNAMGNHLWNRSPRNFDQVIYYDELQRKVKIRTQGIKNDGTVATDNVVETFIYGESQPNAADYNLRGQLYQLRDQSGLITNSGYDIQGNMLETSRQLTKNYQDYVNWDDKVELEEEIYTHQLAFNAIQQLIAETTPDGSIKTNSYNRLGLL from the coding sequence ATGGAAAACCAAATCACTGCGACTCAGCTTTCTCTCCCCAAAGGTGGAGGAGCAATCCAAGGTATAGGAGAAACATTTCAAGCTTCAGAATTCACTGGAACCGCTTCCCTATCTATTCCGATTGGGACCTCCTCCTGTCGAGGATTTGAGCCAAAAATTAGCGTTGATTACAGTTCTGGTAGTGGAAACGGAAGCTTTGGTTTGGGGTTCAATCTGTCTATCCCGAATATTTCTTGCAAAACGTCAAAGGGACTGCCACAATACGATGGCTCTGATACTTTTCTAGTTTTTAATGGAGATGATTTAGTTCCGATTGTAGGGGGTAAGCGAGAGGCGATCGCAAACAATATTAAATACACGGTTATCTCTTATCGTCCCCGTACGGAAGGATTATTTGCCCAGATTGAACAGTGGATTTCACCGCAGGGGGATTATTTTTGGCGGGTAGTCAGTAGTGATAATGTTACTAGTATTTTTGGCAAAACCGAGAATAGTAGAATCTTTGATCCAGAAAATCCTAGTCATATCTTTGAATGGCTGCTATCAGAAACGTTTAATCCATCAGGCGATCGCGTTGTCTATGAATACAAGTCAGAAAATATAGATAACGTACCAAATGACCTTTGCGAAGTCAACCGCAGCCAAACTGCTAATAAATATATTGAACGAATCAAGTACGGGAATGTTACTCCCTTTCAAGAAGGGCAAAATCAGGCAGAACAATGGTTGTTTGAAGTGGTATTTGATTATGGCGAGTATAATCTAGACTCCGACACCCCCTATAGTCCAGTTCAATCATGGACTAATCGCCAAGATTCTTTTTCTACTTACCATGCTGGGTTTGAAATTCGCACCCATCGGCTGTGTCGCAGCATCTTGATGTTCCATCGCTTTGAAGCAGAATTTGGTAGTGAACCAATTTTGGTTAAAGCGACTCGTTTCTCTTATGATGAAACGCCCATAGTTAGCCTGATGACTGGGGTTGAGTCTGTTGGTTATAGCTATGATAATGGCAAATATCAACGAAAAAGTTTGCCGCCTTTGGAGTTTAACTATACCGAATTTAAACCAACAAATCACGCCTTTGAGCCTCTGTTGTCAGAAAAGGGTGAGTTTTTACCGGGATTAGATTTACCTCCGAATTATTCTCTGATTGATTTATATGGGGAAGGTATTCCGGGAATTCTCTACAGTGACGGAAAGACTACTCTTTATTGGGAGCCGGAAGCCAAGGAAAACGGAAAGGATGGAGCCGCAGTCAGCTATAGCCCACCCCAAACTCCCCAAGCTTTCCCCATTGAACGCAATGTCCAGGGGGCTACTCAGCGATTGATGGATTTGACCGGAAATGGTCAAATGAATTTGGTGGTGAGTAGGGGAACGACTACTGGCTATTATGAAGCGAATAGCGATCGCACTTGGCAGAGTTTCCAGACATTTCCTTCGTTTCCCACCGACTTTAGCCACCCAGAAAATCAACTGTTGGATATGACAGGGGATGGTTTGACGGATATTTTGCGGATGGATAGCGATCGCATTTGGATTTATCCAGGTAAAGGTAAAGAAGGCTTTGGTAGCCCATTCAGTCGAAATAAGAAAAATGACATTCCTTTGGTTCGGAAGGGGTCAGAGTCGGAAATTTGGCAATTTACGGATATATTTGGCACTGGGATGCAGCACTTGGTGCGCGTTACTAATGGTGTGGTGGAGTGCTGGCCAAGTTTAGGTTATGGCAAGTTTGGTCAGCGGGTGCTGTTGGATCATGCTCCCCGTTTTGGCAAGCAGATGGACGCTTCACGGTTATTTCTCGCAGATTTGGATGGTTCTGGTACGGCTGACTTGATTTATGTCCATTCCGACCGGGTGCAGATTTGGTTTAACCAAAGTGGGAATAGTTTTAGTGAACCGATAACTATTTATTTACCGAGTAAGTGGGAACAGTTAAATCAAATTCGTTTTGCTGACGTATATGGCAATGGTACAACTTGTTTGGTGTTTAGCGACAACCATATAAAACCCCGCCACTGGTGTTACGATTTTTGTCAGCGTCGCAAACCCTATTTGTTAAATGAGATTAACAACAATCTGGGGTCAAAATCCACTATTACCTATTGCAGTTCCACTAAGTTTTACCTGGAAGATAAGAAGAAGGGTAACCCTTGGATTGTTAATTTACCGTTTCCGGTGCAGGTGGTGGAGAAGACGGAAAGTTTCGATCTGATTTCCGGTTCCAAAATGGTTAGTTCCTATGCTTATCATCACGGTTATTATGATGGGGTTGAGCGGGAGTTTCGCGGTTTTGGTTTGGTTGAGCGTAGGGATGCGGAAACGTTAGAGGATTTATTGAAAGGTGATACCTCTAGCCCCCCTAGCCCCCCAACTTTGGGGGGAACAGGATTTCAAAGTCCCCCAAACTTGGGGGATTTAGGGGGCAAAAATCTGATCGGGGAGAAAAATGTATCTAGCCCCCCTAGCCCCCCAACTTTGGGGGGAACAAGATTTCAAAGTCCCCCAAACTTGGGGGATTTAGGGGGCAAAAATCTGATCGGGGAGAAAAATGTATCTAGCCCCCCTAGCCCCCCAACTTTGGGGGGAACAGGATTTCAAAGTCCCCCAGGATTGGGGGATTTAGGGGGCAAAAATCTGATCGGGGAGAAAAATGTATCTAGCCCCCCTAGCCCCCCAACTTTGGGGGGAACAAGATTTCAAAGTCCCCCAAACTTGGGGGATTTAGGGGGCAAAAATCTGATCGGGGAGAAAAATGTATCTAGCCCCCCTAGCCCCCCAACTTTGGGGGGAACAAGATTTCAAAGTCCCCCAAACTTGGGGGATTTAGGGGGCAAAAATCTGATCGGGGAGAAAAATGTATCTAGCCCCCCTAGCCCCCCAACTTTGGGGGGAACAAGATTTCAAAGTCCCCCAAACTTGGGGGATTTAGGGGGCAAAAATCTGATCGGGGAGAAAAATGTATCTAGCCCCCCTAGCCCCCCAACTTTGGGGGGAACAGGATTTCAAAGTCCCCCAGGATTGGGGGATTTAGGGGGCAAAAATCTGATCGGGGAGAAAAATGTATCTAGCCCCCCTAGCCCCCCAACTTTGGGGGGAACAGGATTTCAAAGTCCCCCAGGATTGGGGGATTTAGGGGGCAAAAATCTGATCGGGGAGAAAAATGTATCTAGCCCCCCTAGCCCCCCAACTTTGGGGGGAACAGGATTTCAAAGTCCCCCAGGATTGGGGGATTTAGGGGGCAAAAATCTCAGAGAGGAAACAACAGATTTTTATGTACCGCCCATATTAACTAAAACTTGGTATCATACCGGAGCTTGGCAGCGTTATGATTCTTTGTCTCGCCAGTATGAAAAGGAGTATTTCCAGGGGGATAGTCAAGCTTATCAATTCCCGGATAGTATCTTTGCAGATTTGCATGGGGAAGTGGATGCAGAAACCAGTCGTCAAGCGTACTGGACGTTAAAAGGAATGGTGCTGAGGGAAGAGGTTTATGGTTTAGATGGTTCTGAGTTGGAAGATAAACCCTATGCTGTGACTGAAACGAATTATCACGTTAAGTTATTACAACCTAAAGGGGAGAATAAATATGGGGTTTATTTTGTTGAACCAAGGGAAACTCTAAGCTATCAGTATGAGCGTAATGCTGATGATCCGCGCATTAGTCATCAATTTGTTTTGAAAGTAGATGACTATGGGAATGTGCTTCGTTCTTGTACGGTGGCTTATGGAAGGAGACAACCCACCCCTAACCCCTCCGAGGAGGGGAACAAGATACACCCTGAGCAATTAAGTTTGAAGGTTGTCAGTGAGGATAATCAGTTTATTAATATCACCGGAGAAGATATTAATTTACTAGGTGTTACTCTGGAAAATAAGAGTTATGAAATTACTAATCTTGCTTTAAAGTCTGGTGAGCAATATTTTAGTTTCGCTGAAGTTGATGATTATTTAGAGCAGGTTTTAGAGTCTTCTAATTTATTGACTTGGCAACGTCATTATTATTGGTCGCCGGAATCACAAAAATCCTTGCCATTGGGAGAAGTTAGTCCGGAAGCTTTGCTCTATCAAACTGAAGTTGCTGAATTTGGTAAACAAGAGGTTCAAGAAGCATTTAGCAGTGCCTTAAATCAAGAAAGATTAGAGGATTTACTTTCTAGGGAAGGGGGATATCAGCTTAAGGAGAATTATTGGTGGAATCCAGGATTAACCCAAACTTACAATAGTGCAGACAAATTCTTTTTACCCCAAGCGACAATCGACCCCTTTGGGAATGCTACTACTTACGACTATGACCGTTATCATCTGCTTACTGTTAAGGTGACGGATGCTTTAAATAATGAGATGGTGGTGGAAAAGGTCGATTATCAGACGCTTCAAACCCAGCGAATCCGGGATATTAATCAAAATATTTCTGAAGTGCTGTTTGACCCCATGGGGATGGTAACGGTTACTTCGTTTTATGGCACTGAAAATGGGGAGTCTCAGGGTTTTGCAGCACTGGAAGACTATCAGGTTAAGGAGTTGCCTGAGTTAGCAGAATTGATGGCGAATCCCCAGGATTATTTACAGGGTGCTGCTAGTTATTTCTATTACGATTTGTTTGCTTGGAAGGATAGGAATGTTCCGGTTCATGCTGTTAATTTAATTGCGGAAGATTATCCGAATAATGGTAATGCTCGAATCCTAACCAATATTTCCTATAGTGATGGGTTTGGTAGGGAGTTACAAAGTAAGGTGAAGGTGGAGGGTGGACTGGCGTTTCAGTTCAGTCAATCTATTCCCCAGGTACCGGATTTAGATCCCCCTAAATCCCCCTTAAAAAGGGGGACTATGACTCAAGCCTCTCCCAGTCGGGGAAAAACCCACCCCCTACCCCTCCCAAGAGGGGAGTCGGAGGAGCGCTGGTTAACGTCTGGTCGCACAGTTTATAACAATAAGGGGAATCCGGTTAAGCAATATGAGCCTTATTATCTCAATACCTATGAATATGTGGATAATGAAACCCTTAATCAGTTTGGGGTATCTGATACTCTATATTACGACCCCCTAGAACGAGTAATTCGCACGGAGACTGCTAAGGGATTTTTCAGTAAGGTTGAATTTACGCCTTGGTCAGAAAAGAATTATGATGTCAATGATACGGTAAAAGATTCTAGTTTCTATAAAAATTTCCTGGAAAATTATCCAACTAATCCTACCGAAGCGCAACGGAATGAAAGGGATGCTTTGGATAAAGCTGCAGTATTTTATGATACTCCTGTAATTAGGATAATGGATAGTTTGGGTCGGGCTTTTATGGAAATTGATAATGGCTTAACGTCTTACTATAACTATGATATTCAAGGACGGTTACTTGAATCTATCGATCCTCGACTCTATGCTTCTAATCTGACTCAGGGAACAGCTTATTATAATTTTCGATATCGCTATGGGCTGAGAGTAGGTAGTGAAGAAGAACCAGTAAATCCTTTGGTTACAGACAGCACCGATGGAGGAGTTAACCTCAGTCTGGATAATGCTATGGGTAACCACTTATGGAATCGCAGTCCCAGGAATTTTGACCAGGTCATTTATTATGATGAGTTGCAACGAAAGGTCAAAATTAGAACTCAAGGTATCAAGAATGATGGCACTGTTGCTACTGATAATGTTGTTGAAACCTTCATTTATGGGGAAAGCCAACCCAATGCAGCAGACTACAACTTGCGGGGACAACTTTATCAACTACGCGACCAATCTGGATTAATTACTAATAGCGGTTATGATATCCAAGGAAATATGCTCGAAACCAGTCGCCAGTTAACTAAAAATTATCAAGATTATGTAAACTGGGATGATAAGGTTGAGTTGGAAGAAGAAATTTATACTCATCAATTGGCTTTTAATGCAATTCAACAGTTAATCGCTGAAACTACTCCAGATGGTTCTATTAAGACCAATAGTTACAATCGCTTAGGGTTGTTATAA